From the Bacteroidia bacterium genome, one window contains:
- a CDS encoding PIG-L family deacetylase has protein sequence MKFLYIFPHPDDESFGPAAAMHAQLAEGHEVHLLTLTRGGATLQRHRLGLSVEEMGEVRLREMLDVERVLGLTSMAVLDYPDNGLKDLDPRILERVVREYIVNVGPDVVVTYAVHGISGFHDHLVTHAVVKRVFVELCEEGAPGLRRLALLTLPDPGGSAFDNGKIRLKNSAPEDIDCEMPLTEADTAAMKAALSCYATYQETIEESGVIEKVGRTLYFEFFAEDCTPPVGKLEEGLG, from the coding sequence ATGAAGTTTTTATACATTTTCCCCCATCCCGACGACGAATCCTTCGGTCCCGCCGCGGCCATGCATGCCCAGCTCGCCGAAGGACACGAGGTGCACTTGTTGACGCTCACGCGCGGTGGCGCGACGTTGCAGCGGCATCGCTTGGGTTTGAGTGTCGAAGAAATGGGAGAAGTGCGTCTGAGGGAAATGCTCGATGTCGAGCGCGTTCTGGGATTGACGAGTATGGCGGTACTCGATTACCCGGATAACGGGTTGAAAGATCTGGATCCAAGAATACTGGAACGTGTGGTGCGGGAGTATATCGTGAATGTCGGCCCCGATGTTGTCGTGACCTATGCCGTACACGGCATCAGCGGCTTTCACGATCATCTTGTCACCCATGCCGTGGTGAAGCGCGTCTTTGTGGAGTTGTGCGAGGAGGGTGCTCCCGGATTGCGACGGCTCGCATTACTTACATTGCCTGATCCCGGTGGATCCGCGTTCGATAACGGGAAAATACGTCTGAAGAACTCGGCTCCGGAAGACATCGACTGCGAAATGCCGTTGACCGAGGCCGACACTGCCGCGATGAAGGCCGCGCTTTCCTGCTATGCCACCTATCAGGAGACGATAGAGGAGAGTGGCGTCATCGAGAAAGTGGGCCGTACGCTGTACTTCGAATTTTTTGCGGAGGATTGTACGCCTCCAGTCGGGAAGCTGGAAGAAGGTCTGGGCTGA